The following are from one region of the Megachile rotundata isolate GNS110a chromosome 15, iyMegRotu1, whole genome shotgun sequence genome:
- the Cyp304a1 gene encoding putative cytochrome P450 304a1 isoform X2 has protein sequence MSFSNVYQQTLHHKLHSKILTCYFGGFMAIVANDYESIKEILTREEFDGRATVIDVFKARAFGKELGIFFTDGSFWKEQRRFTLRHMRDFGFGRRHDKYESDMMEEVNILVNMLKEGPINEEEKAYLKPGCALFPDVLYPYSANSIWDIMFGERFDRSEYHKLSYLCRAAMKFQRAGDTTGGAIVQHWFLKYFGDLFSYKSIMDGNYGMVYFIKKYVVDRKQSDYEDIERGLVDRYLKELKKNRNVKSTFSEEQLLIALTDFSFPAYSALPSVVVHTIKLLMHNPDSLRKVQEEIDQVVGTGRRVTWEDRKYLPYTEAVIRESLRYETITPFGVLHKALKDTTLCGFNVPKGALAVTNLHAMHHDPDLWGDPENFRPERFLNEEGQLGKDFTMPFGLGHRVCAGETFARYNLFGLLATLLQNFNFLFVEGQPTSLDDKLPGLITTPKETWIKVEPRVQIKAL, from the exons ATGAGTTTCTCAAATGTGTACCAGCAAACACTCCACCAT AAATTACACTCTAAAATTCTTACGTGTTATTTCGGTGGATTCATGGCTATTGTCGCGAATGATTACGAAAGTATTAAAGAAATATTGACGAGGGAAGAGTTCGACGGTAGAGCTACCGTCATAGACGTTTTCAAGGCAAGAGCTTTCGGAAAGGAGCTAG GTATCTTTTTCACCGATGGCTCATTTTGGAAAGAACAAAGGAGATTTACTCTTCGCCACATGAGGGACTTCGGATTCGGTAGGAGACACGACAAGTACGAAAGTGATATGATGGAAGAAGTTAACATCCTCGTCAACATGTTAAAAGAAGGCCCTATAAATGAAGAAGAAAAG GCATATCTCAAACCCGGCTGTGCATTATTCCCAGACGTTCTGTACCCGTACAGCGCGAACAGTATATGGGACATAATGTTCGGTGAAAGATTCGACCGTTCTGAATATCACAAACTGAGCTACCTTTGTCGAGCCGCGATGAAGTTTCAAAGAGCAGGCGACACGACTGGCGGTGCGATTGTCCAACATTGGTTCTTGAAGTATTTCGGCGATCTGTTTAGCTATAAAAGCATCATGGACGGCAATTATGGCATGGTCTACTTCATTAAG AAATACGTGGTGGACCGAAAACAGTCGGATTATGAAGATATCGAGAGAGGGCTGGTAGACAGATACCTGAAGGAACTGAAGAAGAATCGTAACGTAAAGTCTACGTTCTCGGAAGAACAACTGCTTATAGCTCTGACAGATTTTAGCTTTCCAGCTTACTCCGCGCTACCAAGTGTCGTTGTACACACCATAAAACTACTTATGCATAATCCTGATAGTTTGAGGAAGGTGCAAGAGGAAATAGATCAAGTGGTCGGGACCGGAAGACGCGTTACGTGGGAAGATAGGAAATA tTTGCCATACACCGAAGCAGTGATACGCGAATCTCTCAGGTACGAAACAATTACACCCTTTGGTGTGCTTCACAAAGCGTTGAAGGACACTACTCTGTGTGGTTTCAACGTTCCTAAAGGTGCATTAGCAGTTACAAATTTACACGCAATGCATCACGATCCCGACTTGTGGGGTGATCCTGAGAACTTCAGGCCAGAACGATTTCTTAACGAGGAGGGCCAGTTAGGCAAAGATTTCACGATGCCTTTCGGATTAG gACATCGCGTATGTGCGGGAGAAACCTTCGCGAGATACAACTTGTTTGGACTGCTCGCTACATTGctacaaaattttaactttctgtTCGTGGAAGGACAACCAACATCGCTCGACGACAAACTGCCCGGCTTGATTACGACTCCGAAAGAAACGTGGATTAAAGTAGAACCGCGTGTACAAATCAAAgcgttataa
- the LOC105662545 gene encoding uncharacterized protein LOC105662545, protein MENVHMSSSELSTNSSNSETVQTLVNQCKESSDDECREKNKTEFEFSLDLRNILNYECATEIKDNENSLEKLSAVLEQPEDSPEHAQSAREDREDKQLNYILQERIQSLRDIMRNLKEELKNEIELWRKENEELQIWRERNDSLALEEATAVARAATAAYAAEAPLSNSLDVISEDTFRELTILEYEKKLAKYQDEYSFSQAEKRYNTRWKMIANAYKQKLMEVERLCNEELEKVKQNANELQPLKEIVSQWYLDEENRGDSIKRSDFNLDGQKYNILKDENTHDRQFQKIDAEVNMTPEIFVARFKSENLTKKDTFYGQA, encoded by the exons ATGGAAAACGTGCACATGTCTTCGTCGGAACTTTCAACGAATTCGAGCAACAGCGAAACTGTGCAGACTCTTGTCAATCAGTGCAAAGAGTCATCCGATGACGAGTGTAGAGAAAAGAATAAAACAGAGTTCGAATTCAGCTTAGATCtcagaaatatattaaattatgaatgtGCAACCGAGATTAAGGATAATGAGAATTCGTTAGAAAAGCTCTCGGCTGTTCTGGAACAACCGGAAGATTCACCTGAGCATGCACAGTCAGCACGGGAGGACCGTGAGGATAAACAATTAAA TTACATTCTTCAAGAACGCATACAATCACTTCGAGATATCATGAGAAACTTGAAGGAGGAACTTAAAAACGAAATCGAGCTTTGGCGGAAAGAAAACGAAGAGTTACAAATTTGGCGCGAAAGAAATGACTCGTTAGCCCTGGAAGAAGCGACTGCTGTTGCGCGTGCAGCTACTGCAGCCTATGCAGCCGAAGCGCCTTTGTCCAATTCTTTgg ATGTTATCTCCGAGGACACGTTTAGGGAACTCACGATACTCGAGTACGAGAAAAAATTGGCTAAATATCAGGACGAGTACTCGTTCAGCCAAGCAGAAAAGCGTTATAACACTCGATGGAAAATGATAGCAAACGCGTATAAGCAGAAACTGATGGAGGTGGAACGACTTTGCAACGAGGAGTTAGAGAAAGTTAAACAAAACGCGAATGAATTACAACCGCTCAAGGAAATAGTGTCGCAATGGTACCTCGATGAGGAAAATCGCGGTGATTCGATTAAGAGGTCCGACTTCAATTTGGACGggcaaaaatataatattttgaagGATGAAAATACTCATGATCGTCAGTTTCAGAAGATCGATGCGGAAGTCAATATGACGCCAGAAATATTTGTTGCCCGATTCAAGTCCGAAAACTTGACAAAAAAAGATACGTTTTATGGACAGGCTTAA
- the Cyp304a1 gene encoding putative cytochrome P450 304a1 isoform X1 → MSPLLVAILLLIVAYKFYEFLKCVPANTPPCIPRVPVGGSYWHLLWGDYKYPYKTISYYIKKLHSKILTCYFGGFMAIVANDYESIKEILTREEFDGRATVIDVFKARAFGKELGIFFTDGSFWKEQRRFTLRHMRDFGFGRRHDKYESDMMEEVNILVNMLKEGPINEEEKAYLKPGCALFPDVLYPYSANSIWDIMFGERFDRSEYHKLSYLCRAAMKFQRAGDTTGGAIVQHWFLKYFGDLFSYKSIMDGNYGMVYFIKKYVVDRKQSDYEDIERGLVDRYLKELKKNRNVKSTFSEEQLLIALTDFSFPAYSALPSVVVHTIKLLMHNPDSLRKVQEEIDQVVGTGRRVTWEDRKYLPYTEAVIRESLRYETITPFGVLHKALKDTTLCGFNVPKGALAVTNLHAMHHDPDLWGDPENFRPERFLNEEGQLGKDFTMPFGLGHRVCAGETFARYNLFGLLATLLQNFNFLFVEGQPTSLDDKLPGLITTPKETWIKVEPRVQIKAL, encoded by the exons ATGTCACCTTTGTTAGTTGCGATATTACTTTTGATCGTCGCGTACAAGTTTTATGAGTTTCTCAAATGTGTACCAGCAAACACTCCACCAT GTATTCCTCGAGTACCAGTAGGTGGATCTTACTGGCACTTGCTTTGGGGTGATTACAAATATCCATACAAAACAATTTCCTACTACATAAAGAAATTACACTCTAAAATTCTTACGTGTTATTTCGGTGGATTCATGGCTATTGTCGCGAATGATTACGAAAGTATTAAAGAAATATTGACGAGGGAAGAGTTCGACGGTAGAGCTACCGTCATAGACGTTTTCAAGGCAAGAGCTTTCGGAAAGGAGCTAG GTATCTTTTTCACCGATGGCTCATTTTGGAAAGAACAAAGGAGATTTACTCTTCGCCACATGAGGGACTTCGGATTCGGTAGGAGACACGACAAGTACGAAAGTGATATGATGGAAGAAGTTAACATCCTCGTCAACATGTTAAAAGAAGGCCCTATAAATGAAGAAGAAAAG GCATATCTCAAACCCGGCTGTGCATTATTCCCAGACGTTCTGTACCCGTACAGCGCGAACAGTATATGGGACATAATGTTCGGTGAAAGATTCGACCGTTCTGAATATCACAAACTGAGCTACCTTTGTCGAGCCGCGATGAAGTTTCAAAGAGCAGGCGACACGACTGGCGGTGCGATTGTCCAACATTGGTTCTTGAAGTATTTCGGCGATCTGTTTAGCTATAAAAGCATCATGGACGGCAATTATGGCATGGTCTACTTCATTAAG AAATACGTGGTGGACCGAAAACAGTCGGATTATGAAGATATCGAGAGAGGGCTGGTAGACAGATACCTGAAGGAACTGAAGAAGAATCGTAACGTAAAGTCTACGTTCTCGGAAGAACAACTGCTTATAGCTCTGACAGATTTTAGCTTTCCAGCTTACTCCGCGCTACCAAGTGTCGTTGTACACACCATAAAACTACTTATGCATAATCCTGATAGTTTGAGGAAGGTGCAAGAGGAAATAGATCAAGTGGTCGGGACCGGAAGACGCGTTACGTGGGAAGATAGGAAATA tTTGCCATACACCGAAGCAGTGATACGCGAATCTCTCAGGTACGAAACAATTACACCCTTTGGTGTGCTTCACAAAGCGTTGAAGGACACTACTCTGTGTGGTTTCAACGTTCCTAAAGGTGCATTAGCAGTTACAAATTTACACGCAATGCATCACGATCCCGACTTGTGGGGTGATCCTGAGAACTTCAGGCCAGAACGATTTCTTAACGAGGAGGGCCAGTTAGGCAAAGATTTCACGATGCCTTTCGGATTAG gACATCGCGTATGTGCGGGAGAAACCTTCGCGAGATACAACTTGTTTGGACTGCTCGCTACATTGctacaaaattttaactttctgtTCGTGGAAGGACAACCAACATCGCTCGACGACAAACTGCCCGGCTTGATTACGACTCCGAAAGAAACGTGGATTAAAGTAGAACCGCGTGTACAAATCAAAgcgttataa
- the Cyp304a1 gene encoding putative cytochrome P450 304a1 isoform X3, whose amino-acid sequence MSPLLVAILLLIVAYKFYEFLKCVPANTPPCIFFTDGSFWKEQRRFTLRHMRDFGFGRRHDKYESDMMEEVNILVNMLKEGPINEEEKAYLKPGCALFPDVLYPYSANSIWDIMFGERFDRSEYHKLSYLCRAAMKFQRAGDTTGGAIVQHWFLKYFGDLFSYKSIMDGNYGMVYFIKKYVVDRKQSDYEDIERGLVDRYLKELKKNRNVKSTFSEEQLLIALTDFSFPAYSALPSVVVHTIKLLMHNPDSLRKVQEEIDQVVGTGRRVTWEDRKYLPYTEAVIRESLRYETITPFGVLHKALKDTTLCGFNVPKGALAVTNLHAMHHDPDLWGDPENFRPERFLNEEGQLGKDFTMPFGLGHRVCAGETFARYNLFGLLATLLQNFNFLFVEGQPTSLDDKLPGLITTPKETWIKVEPRVQIKAL is encoded by the exons ATGTCACCTTTGTTAGTTGCGATATTACTTTTGATCGTCGCGTACAAGTTTTATGAGTTTCTCAAATGTGTACCAGCAAACACTCCACCAT GTATCTTTTTCACCGATGGCTCATTTTGGAAAGAACAAAGGAGATTTACTCTTCGCCACATGAGGGACTTCGGATTCGGTAGGAGACACGACAAGTACGAAAGTGATATGATGGAAGAAGTTAACATCCTCGTCAACATGTTAAAAGAAGGCCCTATAAATGAAGAAGAAAAG GCATATCTCAAACCCGGCTGTGCATTATTCCCAGACGTTCTGTACCCGTACAGCGCGAACAGTATATGGGACATAATGTTCGGTGAAAGATTCGACCGTTCTGAATATCACAAACTGAGCTACCTTTGTCGAGCCGCGATGAAGTTTCAAAGAGCAGGCGACACGACTGGCGGTGCGATTGTCCAACATTGGTTCTTGAAGTATTTCGGCGATCTGTTTAGCTATAAAAGCATCATGGACGGCAATTATGGCATGGTCTACTTCATTAAG AAATACGTGGTGGACCGAAAACAGTCGGATTATGAAGATATCGAGAGAGGGCTGGTAGACAGATACCTGAAGGAACTGAAGAAGAATCGTAACGTAAAGTCTACGTTCTCGGAAGAACAACTGCTTATAGCTCTGACAGATTTTAGCTTTCCAGCTTACTCCGCGCTACCAAGTGTCGTTGTACACACCATAAAACTACTTATGCATAATCCTGATAGTTTGAGGAAGGTGCAAGAGGAAATAGATCAAGTGGTCGGGACCGGAAGACGCGTTACGTGGGAAGATAGGAAATA tTTGCCATACACCGAAGCAGTGATACGCGAATCTCTCAGGTACGAAACAATTACACCCTTTGGTGTGCTTCACAAAGCGTTGAAGGACACTACTCTGTGTGGTTTCAACGTTCCTAAAGGTGCATTAGCAGTTACAAATTTACACGCAATGCATCACGATCCCGACTTGTGGGGTGATCCTGAGAACTTCAGGCCAGAACGATTTCTTAACGAGGAGGGCCAGTTAGGCAAAGATTTCACGATGCCTTTCGGATTAG gACATCGCGTATGTGCGGGAGAAACCTTCGCGAGATACAACTTGTTTGGACTGCTCGCTACATTGctacaaaattttaactttctgtTCGTGGAAGGACAACCAACATCGCTCGACGACAAACTGCCCGGCTTGATTACGACTCCGAAAGAAACGTGGATTAAAGTAGAACCGCGTGTACAAATCAAAgcgttataa
- the Abi gene encoding tyrosine kinase Abl isoform X2, translating into MAEYRVGSDSEVMAELAAFLGQEIPEGRSNLADNHINLERVADYCEANYFQAENKRIALEETKNFTTQSLASVAYQINTLAYNFLQLLDLQTSQLARMESQMNHIAQTVMIHKEKVARREIGVLTANKVTVRQYKIIAPANPEKPIKYVRKSIDYTILDDIGHGVRSSGTPRSKQRGGSQGSVQSLGAASTGSGLGAAMVGPAPTTKPPTPPQTVRTGTLSKGSREYRTPPAVAPPQVPSHYAPNYPLGHPRRERGPGYSTLPLHAHTTSHAAHNTNHNAHTNTLTQHTSPPQVGTVHPLQSHPQTPPPAPPSVTAGYVQEQHNSMPPPPSPLVGITGDMADYTGHHTLPHRLSHQISRSSGASSPPLPPPPPPEQEEHPQFGRPTPSSGAIMPIVPDEEDLPGWVPKNYIEKVVAIYDYYADKEDELSFQESSVIYVLKKNDDGWWEGVMDGITGLFPGNYVEPCV; encoded by the exons ATGGCTGAGTACC GAGTAGGCAGTGACTCTGAAGTCATGGCGGAGCTAGCTGCATTTCTTGGTCAGGAAATTCCTGAAGGCAGAAGCAACCTCGCAGATAATCATATAAACTTAGAAAGAGTTGCCGATTATTGCGAGGCAAATTATTTTCAAGCAGAAAATAAACGAATAGCATTGGAAGAAACAAAAAACTTTACCACTCAGTCGTTGGCCAGTGTAGCCTATCAGATAAATACGCTTgcttataattttttacaattattggATTTGCAAACGTCTCAGCTCGCTAGAATGGAAAGCCAAATGAACCATATTGCCCAAACAGTTATGATACACAAAGAAAAAGTAGCTAGAAGGGAAATTGGAGTTCTAACAGCTAACAAAGTTACAGTACGCCAATACAAAATTATTGCTCCAGCAAATCCTGAGAAACCAATTAAATATGTGAGAAAAAGTATTGATTACACTATCTTGGATGACATTGGGCACGGAGTACGTAGCAGTGGAACTCCCAGAAGCAAGCAACGTGGTGGTAGTCAAGGAAGCGTTCAGAGTTTAGGCGCAGCTTCTACTGGTTCAGGATTGGGTGCTGCCATGGTGGGACCGGCTCCTACTACAAAACCACCCACTCCTCCACAGACAGTAAGAACTG gaaCATTGAGTAAAGGATCACGAGAGTACAGGACACCGCCAGCCGTTGCTCCACCTCAAGTTCCTAGTCATTATGCTCCTAACTATCCACTGGGTCATCCAAGAAGAGAACGTGGTCCTGGTTACAGTACCTTACCACTGCACGCGCATACCACGTCTCATGCAGCTCATAATACAAATCACAATGCTCACACTAATACGCTAACTCAGCATACTTCGCCGCCCCAAGTAGGAACAGTTCATCCGCTGCAAAGTCACCCGCAAACACCACCACCGGCACCGCCTAGCGTAACAGCAGGATATGTTCAAGAACAGCATAACAGCATGCCTC CACCACCCTCGCCATTAGTTGGAATAACTGGCGATATGGCGGACTATACCGGACATCACACTTTACCACACAGACTGTCGCATCAGATCAGTCGGAGTAGCGGTGCTAGTAGCCCACCATTGCCTCCACCGCCGCCACCAGAACAAGAGGAACATCCGCAATTTGGTAGGCCTACCCCGTCCAGCGGTGCTATCATGCCCATCGTACCGGACGAAGAAGATCTACCCGGTTGGGTACCGAAGAATTATATCGAGAAAG TGGTTGCAATTTATGATTATTACGCGGACAAGGAGGATGAATTGAGCTTCCAGGAAAGTTCTGTAATTTATGTATTGAAAAAGAACGACGACGGGTGGTGGGAAGGGGTCATGGATGGCATAACAGGTTTGTTCCCTGGAAATTACGTAGAACCTTGTGTTTAA
- the twr gene encoding signal peptidase complex catalytic subunit SEC11 homolog C twr has translation MLQSLFDDVRRMNKRQFLYQLLSFGMIVTSALMIWKGLMVVTGSESPIVVVLSGSMEPAFHRGDLLLLTNYQDEPVRVGEIVVFKVEGRDIPIVHRVLKLHEKGGQNNTIKFLTKGDNNSVDDRGLYAPGQLWLTHKDVVGRARGFLPYVGMVTIYMNECPKFKFAVLICLGLYVLLHRE, from the exons ATGTTGCAATCTCTGTTTGACGATGTTCGACGGATGAATAAACGGCAG TTCCTGTATCAATTATTAAGTTTTGGTATGATCGTTACGTCTGCCTTGATGATTTGGAAGGGTTTGATGGTCGTAACAGGTAGCGAAAGTCCGATCGTAGTGGTCCTAAG CGGTAGTATGGAGCCTGCATTTCACAGGGGGGATTTGCTACTTTTAACCAATTATCAAGATGAACCTGTTAGGGTAGGAGAAATTGTTGTTTTTAAAGTTGAGGGTAGGGATATTCCAATTGTGCACAGAGTACTTAAACTTCATGAAAA GGGTGGACAAAATAATACTATTAAGTTTCTAACAAAGGGTGATAATAATTCTGTCGATGATAGAGGTTTATATGCTCCTGGACAATTATGGTTGACTCATAAAGATGTTGTTGGTAGAGCAAGGGGTTTCTTACCATATGTAGGAATGGTTACAATATATATGAATGAATGtcccaaatttaaatttgcGGTATTAATATGTCTAGGATTATATGTTCTGCTACACAGGGAATAA
- the LOC100883139 gene encoding TELO2-interacting protein 2 has protein sequence MNNLLKELEALKISGDFSEEGLWTACIDLVQRSYVPEKTVGTSRPCDEKDFREYRQVVDRNLRNIRSMLQHIIHSRNERNIQIDLNASTVKTFTINLLLLIGEQHEKNVWNTAESVSISKELVNEILELYRCQSISQLLMEQNNLTNVLLTLRPKLMKDTWKSYPAAVACYKWILYQTEKPTLYDHISDVLPTALIIIDDYVPENIVIGLECLYQIIQHSHLKKGLIDTGYDKVMFHTLERLTHQREVKYVLLVYSCITSLLATIEHWDDTLNVFEWTKRDDVLIVLLDNMEFEQNVELRSVYMLSLPQLLTNIGCAKWCERLSRILCEYCEHHTDLKTLKATLDAAKTFLLMFHFRVAAHCVPLYTAFLKLHFDLTETPVFDKEIMQNLEDCICLLYKLSPNVGCAVMNDDRMRSVIKNSLQVVCLGDTKYFQ, from the exons ATGAATAATCTCCTAAAAGAACTGGAAGCATTAAAAATTTCGGGTGATTTTTCCGAGGAAGGTTTATGGACAGCATGCATAGATCTTGTTCAGAGAAGCTATGTTCCTGAAAAAACTGTCGGTACTAGTCGTCCGTGTGACGAAAAAGACTTCAGAGAGTATAGACAAGTTGTAGACAGAAATTTGCGAAATATTAGGTCTATGCTCCAGCATATCATTCACAGTCGCAATGAAAGGAACATACAGATAGATTTAAATGCTTCAACAGTTAAGACTTTTACTATAAACCTGTTGTTACTTATTGGAGAACAACATGAAAAGAATGTTTGGAACACAGCAGAATCTGTGTCTATTTCCAAAGAATTGGTTAATGAAATATTAGAGTTATATAGATGTCAAAGCATTTCTCAGTTGTTAAtggaacaaaataatttaaccaATGTATTGTTAACGCTAAGGCCTAAGTTAATGAAAGATACTTGGAAAAGTTATCCAGCAGCTGTAGCATGTTATAAATGGATTTTGTACCAAACGGAG AAACCAACTTTATATGATCATATTAGTGATGTGCTTCCAAcagctttaataattattgatgATTATGTGCCAGAAAATATTGTTATAGGTCTTGAATGTTTGTACCAAATTATTCAACATTCTCATCTG AAAAAGGGATTAATCGACACAGGATATGATAAAGTAATGTTTCATACTTTAGAGCGTTTAACTCATCAAAGAGAAGTCAAATATGTACTATTGGTATATTCATGCATAACAAGTTTATTAGCCACCATTGAACATTGGGATGACACGTTAAATGTATTTGAA TGGACAAAGCGTGATGATGTTTTAATTGTTCTATTAGATAATATGGAATTTGAGCAAAATGTAGAATTACGAAGTGTTTATATGTTAAGCTTACCTCAGCTTTTAACCAATATTGGCTGTGCAAAATGGTGTGAAAGGTTATCGAGAATACTCTGCGAATATTGTGAACATCATACAGATCTAAAGACATTGAAAGCAACATTGGAT GCTGCAAAAACCTTCCTTCTGATGTTCCATTTTCGTGTAGCAGCTCACTGTGTACCTCTGTATACTGCATTCTTGAAGCTACATTTTGATTTAACAGAAACTCCAGTATTCGACAAAGAAATAATGCAAAATCTAGAAGActgtatttgtttattatataaattatctcCAAATGTAGGTTGTGCAGTTATGAATGATGATCGAATGCGTTCAGTGATTAAAAATAGTCTGCAAGTAGTATGCTTAGGTgataccaaatattttcaatga
- the Abi gene encoding tyrosine kinase Abl isoform X1 yields the protein MAEYRSGSYSVSSGVGSDSEVMAELAAFLGQEIPEGRSNLADNHINLERVADYCEANYFQAENKRIALEETKNFTTQSLASVAYQINTLAYNFLQLLDLQTSQLARMESQMNHIAQTVMIHKEKVARREIGVLTANKVTVRQYKIIAPANPEKPIKYVRKSIDYTILDDIGHGVRSSGTPRSKQRGGSQGSVQSLGAASTGSGLGAAMVGPAPTTKPPTPPQTVRTGTLSKGSREYRTPPAVAPPQVPSHYAPNYPLGHPRRERGPGYSTLPLHAHTTSHAAHNTNHNAHTNTLTQHTSPPQVGTVHPLQSHPQTPPPAPPSVTAGYVQEQHNSMPPPPSPLVGITGDMADYTGHHTLPHRLSHQISRSSGASSPPLPPPPPPEQEEHPQFGRPTPSSGAIMPIVPDEEDLPGWVPKNYIEKVVAIYDYYADKEDELSFQESSVIYVLKKNDDGWWEGVMDGITGLFPGNYVEPCV from the exons ATGGCTGAGTACC GATCAGGTTCTTATTCTGTATCATCAGGAGTAGGCAGTGACTCTGAAGTCATGGCGGAGCTAGCTGCATTTCTTGGTCAGGAAATTCCTGAAGGCAGAAGCAACCTCGCAGATAATCATATAAACTTAGAAAGAGTTGCCGATTATTGCGAGGCAAATTATTTTCAAGCAGAAAATAAACGAATAGCATTGGAAGAAACAAAAAACTTTACCACTCAGTCGTTGGCCAGTGTAGCCTATCAGATAAATACGCTTgcttataattttttacaattattggATTTGCAAACGTCTCAGCTCGCTAGAATGGAAAGCCAAATGAACCATATTGCCCAAACAGTTATGATACACAAAGAAAAAGTAGCTAGAAGGGAAATTGGAGTTCTAACAGCTAACAAAGTTACAGTACGCCAATACAAAATTATTGCTCCAGCAAATCCTGAGAAACCAATTAAATATGTGAGAAAAAGTATTGATTACACTATCTTGGATGACATTGGGCACGGAGTACGTAGCAGTGGAACTCCCAGAAGCAAGCAACGTGGTGGTAGTCAAGGAAGCGTTCAGAGTTTAGGCGCAGCTTCTACTGGTTCAGGATTGGGTGCTGCCATGGTGGGACCGGCTCCTACTACAAAACCACCCACTCCTCCACAGACAGTAAGAACTG gaaCATTGAGTAAAGGATCACGAGAGTACAGGACACCGCCAGCCGTTGCTCCACCTCAAGTTCCTAGTCATTATGCTCCTAACTATCCACTGGGTCATCCAAGAAGAGAACGTGGTCCTGGTTACAGTACCTTACCACTGCACGCGCATACCACGTCTCATGCAGCTCATAATACAAATCACAATGCTCACACTAATACGCTAACTCAGCATACTTCGCCGCCCCAAGTAGGAACAGTTCATCCGCTGCAAAGTCACCCGCAAACACCACCACCGGCACCGCCTAGCGTAACAGCAGGATATGTTCAAGAACAGCATAACAGCATGCCTC CACCACCCTCGCCATTAGTTGGAATAACTGGCGATATGGCGGACTATACCGGACATCACACTTTACCACACAGACTGTCGCATCAGATCAGTCGGAGTAGCGGTGCTAGTAGCCCACCATTGCCTCCACCGCCGCCACCAGAACAAGAGGAACATCCGCAATTTGGTAGGCCTACCCCGTCCAGCGGTGCTATCATGCCCATCGTACCGGACGAAGAAGATCTACCCGGTTGGGTACCGAAGAATTATATCGAGAAAG TGGTTGCAATTTATGATTATTACGCGGACAAGGAGGATGAATTGAGCTTCCAGGAAAGTTCTGTAATTTATGTATTGAAAAAGAACGACGACGGGTGGTGGGAAGGGGTCATGGATGGCATAACAGGTTTGTTCCCTGGAAATTACGTAGAACCTTGTGTTTAA